In Stomoxys calcitrans chromosome 2, idStoCalc2.1, whole genome shotgun sequence, the following proteins share a genomic window:
- the LOC106086053 gene encoding uncharacterized protein LOC106086053 isoform X1, which produces MACSLTSLAPQRSKSCPARLSCRDLKWERMGYQVATTANGIADTKCIPQQGQQYVEDMYPTQGYCNYAATKEHLWPNANFWCECRPPFAKRGCVECRKAAQQQSKGIMNNPENWYKEHHHPYAGEDSPDDFMFIHDLQGESGNSDNDSYCSAHEDWVEEAAEEFEDNSFIHASEELLYRGLTKPGLYGGENLICRECNLCLGHIRESYTPASFCYKKSSSCKDFCYNQRPLGSQKNLRSKKTESQSERPYMALCTLLGGTFDDDRHFKRSGNDIKGMPWVSSKETRTCGPTTENELPSNIPQKNVRHYCCSCRGLEEPRVMASTAIEENVKHICSCCRSFEEPILMTSTGEEISDICMTNTSNNYSSKNNGEYQTEVDASNERMSQRSFKRKYSPSSGKSMSCYNSPHGKMVEKEQVVNSIKLGSHACYPPCPTEPVSFKDVRNFEGRTDMKDLSSNVQSFCNRHCPAYEQHCHCQQKICRENLQYKPFQRSDLILKTRCSYSSKHQLVCDSDVYYHQCQQDYSNTPSEMKTDLKHLSNKSQNNCHCPRDSQCFVSSANDPKESKNTLKEEYQHYKLLKRTESKNDYGNPDKHTDHFPRNKIGHSRHENQYQSLVFKAETSHFPSSQQNFKKFHEKRYDEKSVSHTQRKNPPKIFNFCHNRKLCPGTENKSDLKKTFSPREQHANNVRNPSRQPLNRHKTKLSSAVSKDSKKSLSMAFPSDSANIKNHNSATNSLNPISHSYQSPEPPAFSRDILTKASGFLQNSWEKFLKCCSEMFYMHDNYTKECDVKLRTLPQSLEIQGATVKSSSTDDHDPHTTQYSICCICSGVISKRNFTPPSQASCATLKDFYSSEKVINTCNFPSPQPECENRKSCSQFVDQSLLLCDTRKFDGPLVSPLYCKYVEIKPQIYCGSNERYCQETKLCDALTTSTTSQNQKDQQNFSSNGEETLVREEQEEGLTPKIDEAGQNKFVRGISSASNYYLHQNFFTAGK; this is translated from the exons ATGGCATGTTCTCTAACATCTTTGGCTCCCCAACGTTCAAAAAGTTGTCCAGCTCGCCTAAGTTGCCGAGACTTGAAATGGGAGCGAATGGGATACCAAGTGGCAACCACAGCCAACGGAATAGCAGATACAAAATGCATTCCTCAACAAGGGCAGCAATATGTTGAAGATATGTATCCAACGCAAGGTTATTGCAATTATGCTGCTACGAAGGAACATTTGTGGCCCAATGCAAATTTCTGGTGTGAATGTCGTCCTCCATTTGCTAAGCGGGGATGTGTTGAATGTCGAAAAGCGGCGCAGCAACAAAGCAAGGGAATAATGAACAATCCAGAGAATTGGTATAAGGAACATCATCATCCATATGCTGGAGAAGATTCTCCAGATGATTTTATGTTTATACATGATTTACAAGGTGAATCTGGGAATTCAGATAATGACAGCTATTGCAGTGCCCATGAAGATTGGGTAGAAGAAGCTGCGGAAGAATTCGAAGATAATTCGTTTATACATGCCAGTGAAGAACTTCTTTACAGGGGTTTAACGAAGccaggtctatatgggggagaGAACCTAATCTGCAGGGAATGTAATTTGTGCCTAGGTCATATTAGGGAATCTTATACACCGGCATCTTTTTGTTACAAAAAATCAAGCAGTTGCAAGGATTTCTGCTACAATCAAAGGCCACTAGGTAGCCAAAAGAATTTAAGGAGTAAGAAAACAGAATCTCAATCAGAAAGACCTTATATGGCTTTATGCACTTTGTTGGGAGGAACTTTTGATGATGATAGGCATTTCAAGAGAAGTGGAAATGATATTAAAGGAATGCCATGGGTTTCAAGTAAAGAAACTCGTACTTGTGGTCCTACTACTGAAAATGAACTCCCTTCAAACATTCCTCAGAAGAATGTCAGACATTATTGCTGTAGCTGTAGAGGCCTTGAAGAACCAAGAGTCATGGCTTCAACAGCAATTGAGGAGAATGTAAAACATATTTGCAGTTGCTGCAGATCGTTTGAGGAACCAATACTCATGACTTCAACTGGTGAAGAAATCTCTGATATATGCATGACTAATACTTCAAACAACTATTCTTCAAAGAATAATGGCGAATATCAAACAGAAGTCGATGCTTCCAACGAGAGAATGTCTCAAAGATcctttaaaagaaaatattccCCTTCAAGTGGAAAATCAATGTCTTGTTATAACTCTCCCCATGGAAAAATGGTTGAAAAAGAACAAGTCGTGAATTCAATTAAACTAGGGAGTCATGCTTGCTATCCTCCATGTCCAACAGAGCCCGTAAGTTTCAAAGATGTGAGGAACTTTGAAGGAAGAACTGATATGAAAGACTTGTCAAGCAATGTCCAGAGTTTCTGTAACAGACACTGCCCTGCATATGAGCAGCATTGCCATTGTCAACAAAAAATTTGTAGAGAAAACTTACAATACAAGCCTTTCCAACGATCAGACTTGATATTAAAAACCCGTTGCAGCTATTCAAGTAAACACCAATTGGTTTGtgattcggatgtttactatcatcaatgtcaacaggattacagcAACACCCCATCTGAGATGAAGACAGATTTAAAACATCTAAGCAATAAATCCCAAAATAATTGCCATTGTCCCAGAGACAGCCAATGTTTTGTTTCTTCCGCTAATGACCCCAAGGAATCCAAGAATACTCTAAAGGAGGAATATCAGCACTATAAGCTACTCAAAAGAACTGAGTCAAAGAATGATTATGGAAATCCAGACAAACATACAGACCATTTTCCGCGCAACAAAATTGGTCATTCCAGGCATGAAAACCAATATCAATCTCTAGTCTTCAAGGCAGAAACATCCCATTTTCCATctagtcaacaaaattttaaaaaatttcatgaaaaacgtTATGACGAAAAATCAGTTAGCCATACACAGAGAAAGAATCctcccaaaatttttaatttttgccataATAGAAAATTATGTCCAGGAACAGAAAATAAAtccgatttaaaaaaaacattctCCCCAAGAGAACAGCACGCCAATAACGTAAGGAATCCTTCAAGACAGCCTCTGAATAGACATAAAACCAAACTCTCCTCAGCTGTGAGTAAGGATTCTAAAAAAAGTCTCTCAATGGCCTTCCCCTCTGATTCTGCTAACATAAAAAATCACAACTCAGCTACTAATAGCCTGAATCCCATATCACATTCATATCAATCCCCAGAACCCCCGGCATTTTCCCGCGATATTTTAACCAAAGCTTCTGGTTTCCTTCAAAACTCTTGGGAAAAGTTTCTAAAATGTTGCTCTGAAATGTTTTATATGCATGACAACTATACCAAAGAATGTGATGTGAAGTTAAGAACTCTTCCCCAATCATTGGAAATTCAAGGCGCCACTGTTAAATCTTCCAGCACAGATGATCATGATCCTCACACTACTCAATACAGCATTTGTTGCATATGCAGCGGTGTTATTAGCAAACGAAATTTTACTCCCCCATCCCAGGCCTCTTGTGCTACTCTGAAAGATTTCTATTCCAGTGAAAAGGTGATCAATACTTGCAATTTTCCCTCTCCCCAGCCAGAGTGTGAGAATCGAAAATCTTGTTCCCAGTTTGTGGATCAATCCCTGTTATTATGTGATACTAGGAAGTTTGATGGTCCTTTGGTATCACCGCTGTATTGTAAATATGTTGAAATTAAGCCCCAGATATATTGCggctcaaatgagagatattGTCAAGAGACGAAGTTATGCGATGCTCTTACAACATCTACGACTAGTCAAAATCAAAAGgatcaacaaaattttagcagCAATGGAGAGGAAACCCTTGTAAGAGAAGAACAGGAAGAAGGGCTCACCCCTAAAATTGATGAAGCTGGCCAAAACAAGTTTGTAAGAGGAATTTCTTCAGCTTCGAATTATT ATCTTCATCAAAATTTCTTTACCGCTGGCAAATGA
- the LOC106086053 gene encoding uncharacterized protein LOC106086053 isoform X2, with translation MACSLTSLAPQRSKSCPARLSCRDLKWERMGYQVATTANGIADTKCIPQQGQQYVEDMYPTQGYCNYAATKEHLWPNANFWCECRPPFAKRGCVECRKAAQQQSKGIMNNPENWYKEHHHPYAGEDSPDDFMFIHDLQGESGNSDNDSYCSAHEDWVEEAAEEFEDNSFIHASEELLYRGLTKPGLYGGENLICRECNLCLGHIRESYTPASFCYKKSSSCKDFCYNQRPLGSQKNLRSKKTESQSERPYMALCTLLGGTFDDDRHFKRSGNDIKGMPWVSSKETRTCGPTTENELPSNIPQKNVRHYCCSCRGLEEPRVMASTAIEENVKHICSCCRSFEEPILMTSTGEEISDICMTNTSNNYSSKNNGEYQTEVDASNERMSQRSFKRKYSPSSGKSMSCYNSPHGKMVEKEQVVNSIKLGSHACYPPCPTEPVSFKDVRNFEGRTDMKDLSSNVQSFCNRHCPAYEQHCHCQQKICRENLQYKPFQRSDLILKTRCSYSSKHQLVCDSDVYYHQCQQDYSNTPSEMKTDLKHLSNKSQNNCHCPRDSQCFVSSANDPKESKNTLKEEYQHYKLLKRTESKNDYGNPDKHTDHFPRNKIGHSRHENQYQSLVFKAETSHFPSSQQNFKKFHEKRYDEKSVSHTQRKNPPKIFNFCHNRKLCPGTENKSDLKKTFSPREQHANNVRNPSRQPLNRHKTKLSSAVSKDSKKSLSMAFPSDSANIKNHNSATNSLNPISHSYQSPEPPAFSRDILTKASGFLQNSWEKFLKCCSEMFYMHDNYTKECDVKLRTLPQSLEIQGATVKSSSTDDHDPHTTQYSICCICSGVISKRNFTPPSQASCATLKDFYSSEKVINTCNFPSPQPECENRKSCSQFVDQSLLLCDTRKFDGPLVSPLYCKYVEIKPQIYCGSNERYCQETKLCDALTTSTTSQNQKDQQNFSSNGEETLVREEQEEGLTPKIDEAGQNKFVRGISSASNYSMISQVIIQ, from the exons ATGGCATGTTCTCTAACATCTTTGGCTCCCCAACGTTCAAAAAGTTGTCCAGCTCGCCTAAGTTGCCGAGACTTGAAATGGGAGCGAATGGGATACCAAGTGGCAACCACAGCCAACGGAATAGCAGATACAAAATGCATTCCTCAACAAGGGCAGCAATATGTTGAAGATATGTATCCAACGCAAGGTTATTGCAATTATGCTGCTACGAAGGAACATTTGTGGCCCAATGCAAATTTCTGGTGTGAATGTCGTCCTCCATTTGCTAAGCGGGGATGTGTTGAATGTCGAAAAGCGGCGCAGCAACAAAGCAAGGGAATAATGAACAATCCAGAGAATTGGTATAAGGAACATCATCATCCATATGCTGGAGAAGATTCTCCAGATGATTTTATGTTTATACATGATTTACAAGGTGAATCTGGGAATTCAGATAATGACAGCTATTGCAGTGCCCATGAAGATTGGGTAGAAGAAGCTGCGGAAGAATTCGAAGATAATTCGTTTATACATGCCAGTGAAGAACTTCTTTACAGGGGTTTAACGAAGccaggtctatatgggggagaGAACCTAATCTGCAGGGAATGTAATTTGTGCCTAGGTCATATTAGGGAATCTTATACACCGGCATCTTTTTGTTACAAAAAATCAAGCAGTTGCAAGGATTTCTGCTACAATCAAAGGCCACTAGGTAGCCAAAAGAATTTAAGGAGTAAGAAAACAGAATCTCAATCAGAAAGACCTTATATGGCTTTATGCACTTTGTTGGGAGGAACTTTTGATGATGATAGGCATTTCAAGAGAAGTGGAAATGATATTAAAGGAATGCCATGGGTTTCAAGTAAAGAAACTCGTACTTGTGGTCCTACTACTGAAAATGAACTCCCTTCAAACATTCCTCAGAAGAATGTCAGACATTATTGCTGTAGCTGTAGAGGCCTTGAAGAACCAAGAGTCATGGCTTCAACAGCAATTGAGGAGAATGTAAAACATATTTGCAGTTGCTGCAGATCGTTTGAGGAACCAATACTCATGACTTCAACTGGTGAAGAAATCTCTGATATATGCATGACTAATACTTCAAACAACTATTCTTCAAAGAATAATGGCGAATATCAAACAGAAGTCGATGCTTCCAACGAGAGAATGTCTCAAAGATcctttaaaagaaaatattccCCTTCAAGTGGAAAATCAATGTCTTGTTATAACTCTCCCCATGGAAAAATGGTTGAAAAAGAACAAGTCGTGAATTCAATTAAACTAGGGAGTCATGCTTGCTATCCTCCATGTCCAACAGAGCCCGTAAGTTTCAAAGATGTGAGGAACTTTGAAGGAAGAACTGATATGAAAGACTTGTCAAGCAATGTCCAGAGTTTCTGTAACAGACACTGCCCTGCATATGAGCAGCATTGCCATTGTCAACAAAAAATTTGTAGAGAAAACTTACAATACAAGCCTTTCCAACGATCAGACTTGATATTAAAAACCCGTTGCAGCTATTCAAGTAAACACCAATTGGTTTGtgattcggatgtttactatcatcaatgtcaacaggattacagcAACACCCCATCTGAGATGAAGACAGATTTAAAACATCTAAGCAATAAATCCCAAAATAATTGCCATTGTCCCAGAGACAGCCAATGTTTTGTTTCTTCCGCTAATGACCCCAAGGAATCCAAGAATACTCTAAAGGAGGAATATCAGCACTATAAGCTACTCAAAAGAACTGAGTCAAAGAATGATTATGGAAATCCAGACAAACATACAGACCATTTTCCGCGCAACAAAATTGGTCATTCCAGGCATGAAAACCAATATCAATCTCTAGTCTTCAAGGCAGAAACATCCCATTTTCCATctagtcaacaaaattttaaaaaatttcatgaaaaacgtTATGACGAAAAATCAGTTAGCCATACACAGAGAAAGAATCctcccaaaatttttaatttttgccataATAGAAAATTATGTCCAGGAACAGAAAATAAAtccgatttaaaaaaaacattctCCCCAAGAGAACAGCACGCCAATAACGTAAGGAATCCTTCAAGACAGCCTCTGAATAGACATAAAACCAAACTCTCCTCAGCTGTGAGTAAGGATTCTAAAAAAAGTCTCTCAATGGCCTTCCCCTCTGATTCTGCTAACATAAAAAATCACAACTCAGCTACTAATAGCCTGAATCCCATATCACATTCATATCAATCCCCAGAACCCCCGGCATTTTCCCGCGATATTTTAACCAAAGCTTCTGGTTTCCTTCAAAACTCTTGGGAAAAGTTTCTAAAATGTTGCTCTGAAATGTTTTATATGCATGACAACTATACCAAAGAATGTGATGTGAAGTTAAGAACTCTTCCCCAATCATTGGAAATTCAAGGCGCCACTGTTAAATCTTCCAGCACAGATGATCATGATCCTCACACTACTCAATACAGCATTTGTTGCATATGCAGCGGTGTTATTAGCAAACGAAATTTTACTCCCCCATCCCAGGCCTCTTGTGCTACTCTGAAAGATTTCTATTCCAGTGAAAAGGTGATCAATACTTGCAATTTTCCCTCTCCCCAGCCAGAGTGTGAGAATCGAAAATCTTGTTCCCAGTTTGTGGATCAATCCCTGTTATTATGTGATACTAGGAAGTTTGATGGTCCTTTGGTATCACCGCTGTATTGTAAATATGTTGAAATTAAGCCCCAGATATATTGCggctcaaatgagagatattGTCAAGAGACGAAGTTATGCGATGCTCTTACAACATCTACGACTAGTCAAAATCAAAAGgatcaacaaaattttagcagCAATGGAGAGGAAACCCTTGTAAGAGAAGAACAGGAAGAAGGGCTCACCCCTAAAATTGATGAAGCTGGCCAAAACAAGTTTGTAAGAGGAATTTCTTCAGCTTCGAATTATT ctaTGATATCACAAGTCATAATACAATAA
- the LOC106086053 gene encoding uncharacterized protein LOC106086053 isoform X3, giving the protein MACSLTSLAPQRSKSCPARLSCRDLKWERMGYQVATTANGIADTKCIPQQGQQYVEDMYPTQGYCNYAATKEHLWPNANFWCECRPPFAKRGCVECRKAAQQQSKGIMNNPENWYKEHHHPYAGEDSPDDFMFIHDLQGESGNSDNDSYCSAHEDWVEEAAEEFEDNSFIHASEELLYRGLTKPGLYGGENLICRECNLCLGHIRESYTPASFCYKKSSSCKDFCYNQRPLGSQKNLRSKKTESQSERPYMALCTLLGGTFDDDRHFKRSGNDIKGMPWVSSKETRTCGPTTENELPSNIPQKNVRHYCCSCRGLEEPRVMASTAIEENVKHICSCCRSFEEPILMTSTGEEISDICMTNTSNNYSSKNNGEYQTEVDASNERMSQRSFKRKYSPSSGKSMSCYNSPHGKMVEKEQVVNSIKLGSHACYPPCPTEPVSFKDVRNFEGRTDMKDLSSNVQSFCNRHCPAYEQHCHCQQKICRENLQYKPFQRSDLILKTRCSYSSKHQLVCDSDVYYHQCQQDYSNTPSEMKTDLKHLSNKSQNNCHCPRDSQCFVSSANDPKESKNTLKEEYQHYKLLKRTESKNDYGNPDKHTDHFPRNKIGHSRHENQYQSLVFKAETSHFPSSQQNFKKFHEKRYDEKSVSHTQRKNPPKIFNFCHNRKLCPGTENKSDLKKTFSPREQHANNVRNPSRQPLNRHKTKLSSAVSKDSKKSLSMAFPSDSANIKNHNSATNSLNPISHSYQSPEPPAFSRDILTKASGFLQNSWEKFLKCCSEMFYMHDNYTKECDVKLRTLPQSLEIQGATVKSSSTDDHDPHTTQYSICCICSGVISKRNFTPPSQASCATLKDFYSSEKVINTCNFPSPQPECENRKSCSQFVDQSLLLCDTRKFDGPLVSPLYCKYVEIKPQIYCGSNERYCQETKLCDALTTSTTSQNQKDQQNFSSNGEETLVREEQEEGLTPKIDEAGQNKFVRGISSASNYCK; this is encoded by the coding sequence ATGGCATGTTCTCTAACATCTTTGGCTCCCCAACGTTCAAAAAGTTGTCCAGCTCGCCTAAGTTGCCGAGACTTGAAATGGGAGCGAATGGGATACCAAGTGGCAACCACAGCCAACGGAATAGCAGATACAAAATGCATTCCTCAACAAGGGCAGCAATATGTTGAAGATATGTATCCAACGCAAGGTTATTGCAATTATGCTGCTACGAAGGAACATTTGTGGCCCAATGCAAATTTCTGGTGTGAATGTCGTCCTCCATTTGCTAAGCGGGGATGTGTTGAATGTCGAAAAGCGGCGCAGCAACAAAGCAAGGGAATAATGAACAATCCAGAGAATTGGTATAAGGAACATCATCATCCATATGCTGGAGAAGATTCTCCAGATGATTTTATGTTTATACATGATTTACAAGGTGAATCTGGGAATTCAGATAATGACAGCTATTGCAGTGCCCATGAAGATTGGGTAGAAGAAGCTGCGGAAGAATTCGAAGATAATTCGTTTATACATGCCAGTGAAGAACTTCTTTACAGGGGTTTAACGAAGccaggtctatatgggggagaGAACCTAATCTGCAGGGAATGTAATTTGTGCCTAGGTCATATTAGGGAATCTTATACACCGGCATCTTTTTGTTACAAAAAATCAAGCAGTTGCAAGGATTTCTGCTACAATCAAAGGCCACTAGGTAGCCAAAAGAATTTAAGGAGTAAGAAAACAGAATCTCAATCAGAAAGACCTTATATGGCTTTATGCACTTTGTTGGGAGGAACTTTTGATGATGATAGGCATTTCAAGAGAAGTGGAAATGATATTAAAGGAATGCCATGGGTTTCAAGTAAAGAAACTCGTACTTGTGGTCCTACTACTGAAAATGAACTCCCTTCAAACATTCCTCAGAAGAATGTCAGACATTATTGCTGTAGCTGTAGAGGCCTTGAAGAACCAAGAGTCATGGCTTCAACAGCAATTGAGGAGAATGTAAAACATATTTGCAGTTGCTGCAGATCGTTTGAGGAACCAATACTCATGACTTCAACTGGTGAAGAAATCTCTGATATATGCATGACTAATACTTCAAACAACTATTCTTCAAAGAATAATGGCGAATATCAAACAGAAGTCGATGCTTCCAACGAGAGAATGTCTCAAAGATcctttaaaagaaaatattccCCTTCAAGTGGAAAATCAATGTCTTGTTATAACTCTCCCCATGGAAAAATGGTTGAAAAAGAACAAGTCGTGAATTCAATTAAACTAGGGAGTCATGCTTGCTATCCTCCATGTCCAACAGAGCCCGTAAGTTTCAAAGATGTGAGGAACTTTGAAGGAAGAACTGATATGAAAGACTTGTCAAGCAATGTCCAGAGTTTCTGTAACAGACACTGCCCTGCATATGAGCAGCATTGCCATTGTCAACAAAAAATTTGTAGAGAAAACTTACAATACAAGCCTTTCCAACGATCAGACTTGATATTAAAAACCCGTTGCAGCTATTCAAGTAAACACCAATTGGTTTGtgattcggatgtttactatcatcaatgtcaacaggattacagcAACACCCCATCTGAGATGAAGACAGATTTAAAACATCTAAGCAATAAATCCCAAAATAATTGCCATTGTCCCAGAGACAGCCAATGTTTTGTTTCTTCCGCTAATGACCCCAAGGAATCCAAGAATACTCTAAAGGAGGAATATCAGCACTATAAGCTACTCAAAAGAACTGAGTCAAAGAATGATTATGGAAATCCAGACAAACATACAGACCATTTTCCGCGCAACAAAATTGGTCATTCCAGGCATGAAAACCAATATCAATCTCTAGTCTTCAAGGCAGAAACATCCCATTTTCCATctagtcaacaaaattttaaaaaatttcatgaaaaacgtTATGACGAAAAATCAGTTAGCCATACACAGAGAAAGAATCctcccaaaatttttaatttttgccataATAGAAAATTATGTCCAGGAACAGAAAATAAAtccgatttaaaaaaaacattctCCCCAAGAGAACAGCACGCCAATAACGTAAGGAATCCTTCAAGACAGCCTCTGAATAGACATAAAACCAAACTCTCCTCAGCTGTGAGTAAGGATTCTAAAAAAAGTCTCTCAATGGCCTTCCCCTCTGATTCTGCTAACATAAAAAATCACAACTCAGCTACTAATAGCCTGAATCCCATATCACATTCATATCAATCCCCAGAACCCCCGGCATTTTCCCGCGATATTTTAACCAAAGCTTCTGGTTTCCTTCAAAACTCTTGGGAAAAGTTTCTAAAATGTTGCTCTGAAATGTTTTATATGCATGACAACTATACCAAAGAATGTGATGTGAAGTTAAGAACTCTTCCCCAATCATTGGAAATTCAAGGCGCCACTGTTAAATCTTCCAGCACAGATGATCATGATCCTCACACTACTCAATACAGCATTTGTTGCATATGCAGCGGTGTTATTAGCAAACGAAATTTTACTCCCCCATCCCAGGCCTCTTGTGCTACTCTGAAAGATTTCTATTCCAGTGAAAAGGTGATCAATACTTGCAATTTTCCCTCTCCCCAGCCAGAGTGTGAGAATCGAAAATCTTGTTCCCAGTTTGTGGATCAATCCCTGTTATTATGTGATACTAGGAAGTTTGATGGTCCTTTGGTATCACCGCTGTATTGTAAATATGTTGAAATTAAGCCCCAGATATATTGCggctcaaatgagagatattGTCAAGAGACGAAGTTATGCGATGCTCTTACAACATCTACGACTAGTCAAAATCAAAAGgatcaacaaaattttagcagCAATGGAGAGGAAACCCTTGTAAGAGAAGAACAGGAAGAAGGGCTCACCCCTAAAATTGATGAAGCTGGCCAAAACAAGTTTGTAAGAGGAATTTCTTCAGCTTCGAATTATTGTAAGTAA